A single window of Longimicrobium sp. DNA harbors:
- a CDS encoding vWA domain-containing protein translates to MALSRHPLGEGAVIRWADPFLLHLIPLFPALVAAALLLWWRRRRDVAEALGDPALVRRLAGTDLRAFPRRRVALLIPAAAFLGLAAAGPRWGEVRVDGVPRGDVVLVLDASNSMLVEDVRPNRLERQREIARTLVRRLEGSRVGLVAFAGSGHVLTPLTDDFSALNLYLDALGPDIVHQSGSSLYSALAEAVNLLDVPGAGENPGSIVLITDGEALEPSSMVGLSLERAVRRRVAIHTVGLGTEAGGPVPNVDPETGRRRGFKRDPETRETAVSRLERPLLSAIARTTGGTAQVMPNAQAVAALANAAASGERGPGGGDSHPDNRYEWFLALALALIAADALSEHRRPQPRAEGRQ, encoded by the coding sequence ATGGCTCTTTCGCGCCACCCGCTGGGGGAGGGTGCCGTGATCCGCTGGGCCGACCCCTTTCTGCTTCACCTTATCCCGCTCTTCCCCGCGCTTGTGGCCGCCGCGCTGCTGCTCTGGTGGCGCAGGCGGCGCGACGTAGCCGAGGCGCTTGGAGACCCCGCGCTGGTGCGGCGGCTGGCGGGAACGGACCTGCGCGCCTTCCCGCGCCGCCGCGTCGCGCTGCTGATCCCCGCCGCCGCGTTCCTGGGCCTGGCCGCCGCTGGCCCGCGCTGGGGCGAGGTGCGGGTGGACGGCGTTCCGCGTGGAGACGTGGTGCTGGTGCTGGATGCGTCCAACTCCATGCTGGTGGAAGACGTGCGGCCCAACCGGCTGGAGCGGCAGCGCGAGATCGCCCGGACGCTCGTCCGCCGTCTGGAGGGCTCGCGCGTGGGCCTGGTGGCCTTCGCCGGCAGCGGCCACGTGCTGACGCCGCTGACCGACGACTTCAGCGCGCTCAACCTCTATCTAGACGCGCTGGGACCCGACATCGTGCACCAGAGCGGCTCGTCGCTCTACTCGGCGCTGGCGGAGGCGGTCAACCTGCTCGACGTCCCCGGCGCGGGGGAAAACCCGGGATCCATCGTGCTGATCACCGACGGCGAGGCGCTGGAGCCCTCGAGCATGGTCGGCCTGTCGCTGGAGCGCGCGGTGCGCCGCCGCGTGGCCATCCACACCGTGGGCCTGGGCACCGAGGCGGGAGGCCCCGTCCCCAACGTAGACCCCGAAACCGGGCGCCGCCGCGGCTTCAAGCGCGATCCCGAGACGCGCGAAACCGCCGTCTCGCGGCTGGAGCGGCCGCTGCTTTCCGCCATCGCCCGAACGACCGGAGGGACGGCGCAGGTGATGCCGAACGCGCAGGCCGTGGCGGCCCTGGCGAACGCCGCCGCGTCCGGCGAGCGCGGTCCGGGCGGGGGAGACTCGCATCCCGACAACCGCTACGAGTGGTTCCTGGCGCTGGCGCTCGCCCTGATCGCCGCGGACGCCCTCTCCGAGCACCGCCGTCCGCAGCCTCGCGCCGAGGGGCGCCAATGA
- a CDS encoding tetratricopeptide repeat protein yields the protein MTPRLLTIFVLLAIGGGAVAEGNRHYRAGDYRRAAAAYSRALAEGDSSAAVRYNLGTALLRLGRHDQARPHLEAASRARDPRPPLPFRAAFNAGNADLGPVAAGQVPDEERVPRLTRAVGAYRRALLADPDDVDAKWNLELAQRLLARESGGGANDDENDDPQPQGGGGGEQPSPAAPTPQPSPSAGDEGPMTPQQAERILSGAEQREQGVQRRQLKKEQERLHGVRDW from the coding sequence ATGACGCCGCGCCTGCTGACGATCTTCGTCCTGCTCGCGATCGGCGGGGGAGCCGTGGCGGAGGGCAACCGCCACTACCGCGCGGGCGACTACCGCCGCGCGGCTGCGGCGTACTCCCGCGCGCTGGCGGAGGGAGATTCGTCTGCCGCCGTCCGCTACAACCTGGGTACGGCGCTGCTGCGGCTGGGGCGCCACGACCAGGCCCGCCCGCACCTGGAGGCCGCCAGCCGTGCACGCGACCCGCGCCCGCCTCTCCCTTTCCGGGCGGCCTTCAACGCCGGGAACGCGGATTTGGGCCCGGTCGCCGCCGGCCAGGTGCCGGACGAGGAGCGCGTCCCCCGGCTGACGCGAGCGGTCGGCGCCTACCGCCGCGCGCTGCTGGCGGACCCCGATGACGTGGACGCCAAGTGGAACCTGGAGCTGGCGCAGCGGCTGTTGGCGCGGGAGAGCGGGGGCGGGGCGAACGACGACGAGAACGACGATCCGCAGCCGCAGGGCGGGGGAGGAGGCGAGCAGCCCTCGCCCGCTGCGCCGACGCCGCAGCCGAGTCCGTCTGCGGGCGACGAGGGGCCCATGACGCCCCAGCAGGCCGAGCGCATTCTTTCCGGCGCCGAGCAGCGCGAGCAGGGGGTGCAGCGGCGGCAGCTGAAGAAGGAGCAGGAGCGGCTTCACGGGGTGAGGGACTGGTAG
- the infC gene encoding translation initiation factor IF-3: protein MNRQIRISPVRVISPEGEQLGILSIERALEIAEDQGLDLVEVAPMARPPVCRIMDYGKFKYEEQRQAREARKKQHHVQIKEVKMRPGIEDHDFDFKVRHARKFLDEGHKVKLTMMFRGRQMAHPEYGRQVLDRVFQQLQDLSKVESHPMLEGRSMVMVLAPTAKPPQAAPAPASAAAPAQQAAPAAPPAPQPAQQTS from the coding sequence GTGAACCGGCAGATCCGCATCAGCCCCGTCCGGGTGATCAGCCCCGAAGGTGAGCAGCTGGGGATTCTGTCGATCGAACGGGCGCTGGAGATCGCGGAAGATCAGGGGCTGGACCTGGTGGAAGTCGCGCCCATGGCCCGGCCGCCGGTCTGTCGCATCATGGACTACGGCAAGTTCAAGTACGAGGAGCAGCGTCAGGCGCGCGAGGCGCGCAAGAAGCAGCACCACGTGCAGATCAAGGAAGTCAAGATGCGCCCCGGGATCGAGGACCACGACTTCGACTTCAAGGTGCGCCACGCCCGGAAGTTCCTGGACGAGGGACACAAGGTGAAGCTCACCATGATGTTCCGCGGGCGGCAGATGGCCCATCCCGAGTACGGGCGGCAGGTGCTCGACCGCGTGTTCCAGCAGTTGCAGGACCTTTCGAAGGTGGAGTCGCACCCCATGCTCGAGGGACGCAGCATGGTGATGGTGCTGGCCCCCACCGCCAAGCCGCCGCAGGCCGCGCCCGCCCCCGCTTCGGCGGCGGCACCCGCGCAGCAGGCGGCCCCGGCCGCTCCGCCGGCTCCGCAGCCGGCGCAGCAGACCAGCTAA
- the rpmI gene encoding 50S ribosomal protein L35: MPKMKSHRGAAKRFKVTAKGRVKRGSAFHSHILTKKSPKRKRNLRGTTMLAKADEKRVKRLLAS; the protein is encoded by the coding sequence ATGCCGAAGATGAAGAGCCACCGGGGCGCCGCCAAGCGCTTCAAGGTAACGGCCAAGGGCCGCGTAAAGCGTGGCAGCGCGTTTCACAGCCACATCCTGACCAAGAAGTCGCCCAAGCGGAAGCGCAACCTGCGGGGCACCACCATGCTGGCCAAGGCCGACGAGAAGCGCGTAAAGCGCCTGCTCGCGTCCTGA
- the rplT gene encoding 50S ribosomal protein L20 — protein MPRVKTNVARLRRKNQILEAAKGYFGRRKNLYKTAKEAVERARKYAYRDRKNRKREFRRLWIIRINAAARQNEISYSRLMDGLNKAGIEIDRKVLADIAVRDPNAFTQIANAAKTSLAA, from the coding sequence ATGCCTCGCGTAAAGACCAACGTGGCGCGCCTGCGCCGCAAGAACCAGATCCTGGAAGCAGCCAAGGGCTACTTCGGCCGCCGCAAGAACCTGTACAAGACGGCCAAGGAGGCCGTCGAGCGCGCGCGCAAGTACGCCTACCGCGACCGCAAGAACCGCAAGCGCGAGTTCCGCCGCCTGTGGATCATCCGCATCAACGCGGCTGCCCGCCAGAACGAGATCTCGTACTCGCGCCTGATGGACGGCCTGAACAAGGCCGGCATCGAGATCGACCGCAAGGTGCTGGCCGACATCGCCGTGCGCGATCCCAACGCGTTTACGCAGATCGCCAACGCCGCCAAGACGAGCCTGGCTGCCTGA
- the pheS gene encoding phenylalanine--tRNA ligase subunit alpha, whose translation MSTTTTVTDELIAQLRALEAQGAEAVGAAGGAEPLEALRTEYLGRKGRLTGILRRLGELSAEERPVVGAEANRVKEALSAMLDERPASFAAAADAGPGIDLSLPGRARWKGGVHPVTLVIDEICEIFRDLGFNRIAGPELETQEYNFTKLNFPPNHPATDMHDTFYLTDEVLLRTHTSPMQARVMEQFAPPVRVVVPGTVYRRDPFDASHAPAFEQIEGLAVDEGITFADFKATISTFVRRFFGADAKTRFRPSFFPFTEPSAEVDVSCQLCGGSGCSACKGTGWMEIMGAGMVHPNVFAAAGYDPERYTGYAFGMGPGRIAMQRYGVPDIRLLYESDVRFLGQFT comes from the coding sequence ATGTCGACGACGACGACGGTGACCGACGAACTGATCGCGCAGCTTCGCGCGCTGGAGGCCCAGGGCGCCGAGGCCGTGGGCGCCGCCGGCGGGGCCGAGCCGCTGGAGGCGCTGCGCACGGAGTACCTGGGCCGCAAGGGCCGGCTCACGGGCATCCTCCGCCGCCTGGGCGAGCTTTCGGCCGAGGAGCGCCCCGTCGTGGGCGCCGAGGCCAACCGGGTCAAGGAGGCGCTGTCTGCCATGCTGGACGAGCGCCCCGCCTCGTTCGCCGCCGCGGCCGACGCGGGCCCCGGGATCGATCTGTCGCTCCCCGGCCGCGCGCGCTGGAAGGGCGGGGTGCACCCGGTGACGCTGGTGATCGACGAGATCTGCGAGATCTTCCGCGACCTGGGCTTCAACCGCATCGCCGGGCCGGAGCTGGAAACGCAGGAGTACAACTTCACCAAGTTGAACTTCCCGCCGAACCACCCGGCGACCGACATGCACGACACCTTCTACCTGACGGACGAGGTGCTGCTGCGCACCCACACCTCGCCCATGCAGGCGCGGGTGATGGAGCAGTTCGCGCCGCCGGTCCGCGTGGTCGTGCCCGGCACCGTGTACCGCCGCGACCCGTTCGACGCCAGCCACGCGCCGGCGTTCGAGCAGATCGAGGGGCTGGCCGTGGACGAGGGGATCACCTTCGCCGACTTCAAGGCCACCATCTCCACCTTCGTCCGCCGCTTCTTCGGGGCGGATGCCAAGACGCGATTCCGCCCGTCGTTCTTCCCCTTTACCGAGCCCTCGGCCGAGGTGGACGTGTCATGCCAGCTGTGCGGCGGCTCCGGCTGCAGCGCCTGCAAGGGCACGGGGTGGATGGAGATCATGGGGGCCGGCATGGTGCACCCCAACGTGTTCGCCGCCGCGGGCTACGATCCGGAGCGCTACACCGGCTACGCATTCGGCATGGGGCCTGGGCGCATCGCCATGCAGCGCTACGGCGTGCCCGACATCCGGCTGCTGTACGAAAGCGACGTGCGGTTCCTTGGGCAGTTCACGTAA
- the pheT gene encoding phenylalanine--tRNA ligase subunit beta, which yields MNISYRWLRSIAPGLQGTPQEVAERLAMLGAPVDEIVYLGADIGDVVIARVEEVRQHPNADRLRLCTVNAGGSERLQVVCGAPNVEAGGLYPFAPIGATLPGGLQIKKAKLRGEASEGMLCSARELGLGRDHAGLMTLHDEFAPGTGFRDALELDDHLLVVDVTPNRGELLSHLGVARELAPTGEDGVELPAFPERRGSSFAVHAGRRACDDLGLDVAIEDDEGCTRYMGAIVRGVRVGPSPEWLATRLRAIGQRPINNVVDATNYVLHELGQPVHAFDVNLLRGGRVEVRPARAGETLTTLDGVERTLDSQDVVIADGEGAVALAGVMGGRDSEVGEGTTDLFIEVALFDPQRVRRAARRQGLSTDASYRFERGVDPEGQPAALRRVVELVLTVAGGEAVGAVDLVPHRYERRAIGLREERVRQVLGVELAPDEVRDLLEPIGFEVNVRPRPMRVLVPGFRPDVVEEIDLIEELARRRGYGSFPEEIAPHRPSVVPEDPSVAVEARIRSLFVRWGFLEARTVPFAPESAGTVAVLNSLSAEESFLRAALVPGLLRRVEHNLAHGVRDVRLFEIGAAFHAPIGGGAGEERRVAAAFTGASRPPHWSGAAPEWDLWDVKGLLEELAGEYPDGRVDAVDGRLTLFTGGDEIGTARQAEEGEVDAPAWAGPTFVLEVRLPAVPVERGSIQYRPLPVHPGSERDLALLVPTALAAGEVGRTIHESAGELLEDVFPFDLYEGKGIAEGTRSVAFRLRFRAADRTLTDAEVDSAVSRVLAALEERHGVRRR from the coding sequence ATGAACATCTCCTATCGCTGGCTCCGGTCCATCGCCCCGGGGCTTCAGGGAACGCCGCAGGAAGTGGCCGAGCGCCTGGCCATGCTGGGCGCGCCCGTGGACGAGATCGTATACCTGGGTGCGGACATCGGCGACGTGGTGATCGCGCGCGTCGAAGAGGTTCGCCAGCACCCCAACGCCGACCGCCTGCGCCTGTGCACCGTCAACGCGGGCGGCTCCGAGCGGCTGCAGGTGGTGTGCGGCGCGCCCAACGTGGAGGCGGGCGGGCTGTATCCGTTTGCGCCCATCGGCGCCACGCTGCCGGGCGGGCTGCAGATCAAGAAGGCCAAGCTGCGGGGCGAGGCGTCCGAGGGAATGCTCTGTTCCGCGCGCGAGCTGGGGCTGGGCCGCGACCACGCGGGGCTGATGACGCTGCACGACGAGTTCGCCCCGGGGACCGGCTTTCGCGACGCCCTGGAACTCGACGATCACCTCCTGGTGGTGGACGTGACGCCCAACCGGGGCGAGTTGCTTTCGCACCTGGGCGTGGCGCGCGAGCTGGCGCCCACGGGTGAGGACGGCGTGGAGCTTCCCGCTTTCCCGGAGCGCCGCGGGAGCTCCTTCGCCGTCCACGCCGGCCGCCGCGCGTGCGACGACCTTGGGCTGGACGTGGCGATCGAGGACGACGAGGGGTGCACGCGGTACATGGGCGCCATCGTCCGGGGCGTGCGCGTGGGGCCGTCTCCCGAGTGGCTGGCCACCCGCCTGCGCGCCATCGGGCAGCGGCCCATCAACAACGTGGTCGATGCCACCAACTACGTGCTGCACGAGCTGGGGCAGCCCGTACACGCCTTCGACGTGAACCTGCTGCGCGGCGGCCGCGTGGAGGTCCGCCCGGCCCGCGCGGGGGAGACGCTGACGACGCTGGACGGCGTGGAGCGCACGCTGGACTCCCAGGACGTGGTGATCGCCGACGGCGAGGGCGCCGTGGCCCTGGCCGGGGTGATGGGCGGCAGGGACAGCGAGGTAGGCGAGGGAACGACCGACCTGTTCATCGAGGTCGCCCTGTTCGATCCCCAGCGCGTCCGCCGTGCGGCGCGGCGCCAGGGGCTTTCGACCGACGCCTCGTACCGCTTCGAGCGTGGGGTGGACCCCGAGGGGCAGCCGGCCGCGCTCCGCCGCGTGGTGGAGCTGGTGCTGACCGTAGCCGGGGGCGAGGCCGTGGGCGCGGTGGACCTGGTGCCGCATCGCTACGAGCGGCGCGCCATCGGGCTGCGCGAGGAGCGCGTGCGCCAGGTGCTGGGCGTAGAGCTGGCGCCCGACGAGGTGCGCGACCTGCTGGAGCCCATCGGGTTCGAGGTGAACGTGCGCCCCCGGCCCATGCGCGTGCTGGTGCCCGGCTTTCGCCCCGACGTGGTGGAGGAGATCGACCTGATCGAGGAGCTGGCTCGCCGTCGCGGATACGGCAGCTTCCCGGAGGAGATCGCGCCGCACCGACCCAGCGTGGTGCCGGAGGACCCCAGCGTGGCGGTGGAGGCGCGCATCCGTTCGCTGTTCGTCCGCTGGGGCTTCCTGGAGGCGCGCACGGTGCCGTTCGCGCCCGAGTCCGCCGGGACCGTCGCCGTATTGAACTCGCTTTCGGCAGAGGAGTCGTTCCTGCGCGCGGCGCTGGTGCCCGGGCTGCTGCGCCGGGTGGAGCACAACCTTGCGCACGGTGTGCGGGACGTGCGGCTGTTCGAGATCGGCGCTGCTTTCCACGCGCCCATCGGTGGCGGGGCGGGGGAGGAGCGGCGCGTGGCCGCCGCCTTCACCGGGGCCAGCCGTCCGCCGCACTGGAGCGGCGCCGCGCCGGAGTGGGACCTGTGGGACGTGAAGGGGCTGCTGGAAGAGCTAGCGGGCGAGTACCCGGATGGTCGCGTGGATGCGGTCGACGGACGTCTCACGCTGTTCACCGGGGGTGACGAGATCGGCACGGCGCGGCAGGCGGAGGAGGGCGAGGTGGATGCGCCCGCCTGGGCCGGCCCCACGTTCGTGCTGGAGGTGCGGCTGCCGGCTGTGCCCGTGGAGCGCGGGAGCATCCAGTACCGCCCGCTCCCCGTGCATCCCGGCTCGGAGCGCGATCTGGCGCTTCTCGTCCCCACGGCGCTCGCGGCGGGCGAGGTGGGCCGGACCATCCACGAGTCGGCCGGCGAGCTGCTGGAGGACGTCTTTCCGTTCGACCTGTACGAGGGGAAGGGAATCGCGGAGGGGACGCGCAGCGTGGCGTTCCGCCTGCGGTTCCGCGCGGCGGACCGCACGCTGACGGACGCGGAGGTGGATTCCGCCGTGAGCCGCGTGCTGGCGGCGCTCGAGGAGCGGCATGGCGTCCGTCGACGCTGA
- a CDS encoding cell division protein ZapA, which produces MSPRKPQPSRHTVTVEIAGEKHVLRSDVPPEYTRAVAEHLDQMIRALPSYPTLEPFRAATLAALSITDELFKAREEIARLRELIERGTGEVAELLEEAVSGTGEPRD; this is translated from the coding sequence GTGAGCCCCCGCAAGCCACAGCCGTCGCGCCACACCGTTACGGTGGAGATCGCGGGCGAAAAGCACGTCCTGCGCTCCGACGTGCCGCCGGAGTACACCCGCGCCGTAGCGGAGCACCTGGACCAGATGATCCGGGCGCTGCCGTCCTATCCCACGCTGGAGCCGTTCCGCGCGGCGACGCTGGCGGCGCTTTCCATCACCGACGAGTTGTTCAAGGCCCGGGAAGAGATCGCCCGGCTGCGCGAGCTGATCGAGCGGGGGACCGGAGAGGTCGCGGAGCTGCTGGAGGAGGCCGTCAGCGGCACGGGCGAGCCGCGGGACTGA
- a CDS encoding M28 family peptidase, which yields MRARSLFIAVALPASAALAGTCYVVQPMGGGRAMSAAPAVSAERLEAHVRALSEEFVPRDYTHPQNLNRAAAYIRDELERAGGRVSLQDFDVRGTTYRNVVASFGPDEGERIVVGAHYDAAGPYPAADDNASGVAGLLELARLLSTASLRTRVDLVAFPLEEPPFFRTGHMGSAVHAKSLRAQGVKVRLMMSLEMIGYFTDAEGSQQFPLAVLKAFYPSRGNFITVIGKLGQASAVRRVKRAMRKASPLPVHSINAPRWVPGVDFSDHASYWDEGYAAVMITDTAFYRNPHYHTARDTADTLDYARMAMVVQGIHAAVLRLA from the coding sequence ATGCGTGCGAGGAGCCTGTTCATCGCGGTCGCACTCCCGGCGTCCGCCGCCCTGGCGGGCACCTGCTACGTCGTGCAGCCGATGGGTGGAGGGCGGGCGATGAGCGCGGCCCCGGCGGTCTCGGCCGAGCGGCTGGAAGCCCATGTGCGTGCGCTCTCGGAAGAGTTCGTTCCGCGCGACTACACGCATCCCCAGAACCTGAACCGCGCCGCGGCCTACATCCGTGACGAACTGGAGCGTGCCGGCGGACGGGTGTCCCTGCAGGACTTCGACGTGCGCGGCACCACGTACCGCAACGTGGTGGCGTCGTTCGGGCCGGACGAGGGCGAGCGGATCGTGGTGGGCGCCCACTACGATGCGGCGGGCCCCTACCCCGCGGCCGACGACAACGCCAGCGGCGTCGCGGGGCTCCTGGAGCTGGCGCGGCTCCTGTCCACCGCATCGCTGCGGACGCGGGTGGACCTGGTGGCGTTTCCGCTGGAGGAGCCGCCGTTCTTCCGCACGGGGCACATGGGAAGCGCCGTGCACGCCAAGTCCCTGCGGGCGCAGGGCGTGAAAGTGCGGCTGATGATGTCGCTGGAGATGATCGGCTACTTCACCGACGCGGAGGGAAGCCAGCAGTTTCCCCTGGCCGTCCTCAAGGCGTTCTATCCCTCACGGGGCAACTTCATCACCGTGATCGGAAAGCTCGGGCAGGCGTCGGCCGTGCGGCGGGTGAAGCGCGCGATGCGGAAGGCGTCGCCGCTGCCGGTGCACTCCATCAACGCGCCGCGGTGGGTTCCCGGCGTGGACTTTTCCGACCACGCCAGCTACTGGGACGAGGGCTACGCGGCGGTGATGATCACGGACACGGCGTTCTATCGAAATCCCCACTACCATACCGCACGCGACACGGCCGACACGCTGGACTACGCGCGGATGGCCATGGTGGTCCAGGGCATCCACGCCGCCGTCCTGCGCCTGGCCTGA